In Coregonus clupeaformis isolate EN_2021a unplaced genomic scaffold, ASM2061545v1 scaf0177, whole genome shotgun sequence, one DNA window encodes the following:
- the LOC123483992 gene encoding up-regulator of cell proliferation-like, whose product MLKNGKQSQLVSTTLTTKPCLMELLSKTGLEDHYENKLTLSTVLEINDNTTSDEPLTTMQSLPGALLKKLMMANVNARSVKCLTTDQEVPYDGVDNLDTGTDTSNVINPLDLITALFLCSDGFLQQEMVQKMSMCQFAVPLLLPNCDTEQSTLMLWALRDIVRKFRLSSQVDTKSFIEERIVLSDIPMVSFVRLGESSLSKSNMLNKLLSNPDSFVHRDMDCGDVPRKISNGLVEISWYLPCGKRNIDRFTKPVAFANLRGDIRSFKTQFSFLCQTSAAIYMFSDELEAGSEVLKDINTELVLVVNSQRKTFTGDKVTHVIEKKGRNEAAFVKTLQSSVGDIIEIWQNQLTIEKMSGIARQSGILVDEDRKECQSARKMADQITSNIKDTVQFKDKQLPLQGRTWKELSQLEKERCRLRNAGKQEIEHYKSSLKKGEIELREKQQSFHMTDEMTHFIIGMSSSEVERPYFLKWMRIYLDNLSRQNLSGLREKYKMLQGKESAEKKDIADLDSQISDCSLGIEHFLRELGQLYEASCSLPESSLQRKQMEHLPGLCAQMLLDGFPIELVDGDASNIPLKWISAVLTQLHTLVDSNSKIRVVSVLGIQSTGKSTLLNTMFGVQFAVSSGRCTRGAFMLLIKVNKELKEELKCDFIMVIDTEGLKSPELSQLDDSHEHDNELATLVIGLSDVTIINMSMENSTEMKDILQIVVHAFIRMKEVGKKPICHFVHQNVPDMSAHDNNMRDRKKLLEQLNEMTLAAARMEKKENITKFTDVMEYDPDTSSCYIPGLWHGTPPIAPVNAGYSEAVYDLKKSLMQDFRQCQSNDDITHFLKWTQSLWESVKFEKFIFSFRNSLVADAFSSLCTEYNGWEWAFQKEMYSWIVNSETKIYNFGITDPNPQMSIRNMLNDLMREASERLSLGEKDIQDNIVKYFEKQDGHVNLVEKYREDFVCNAKTLRRETENTVKNKLQEAVEIKEGMTKLDGIKSSQAITLDKKVLALLQNCKQKKSDSSEQELRKEFESMWEETLSEINFSGLPERDVAQDAFLMLRDNLSTRGSRVNKMLVGSSLVDCGKTVFVVESGGLWEKAKGLLVYWDHDHHRKKQQDFCEDVITQCQEFITQKVESKTGYHNTLIKELLKMIETLQQRNNCKVSEECEVRLKLHICGIATREFQKMINHFIAFNDPQMCLERYKSKYLTEFMDLFHNRDQSLKKAEEFLKLLEPAVKYYVTKMIGSDVVDEVKTGKGSEDYSTRMRFQFSILQQLLMDGEYEKYREYINHYERFVKDWLFDRIAQQLSKDSRLEKLEKKHLSEIVEIITEAISKIRNTTSTVKDIKTFIQNICCALEEQLVFPKDALDSIMTLNYSANTAQFADDLTAFVGKMEQSLATEYVKGGDIKERLRSLPFKPLDKMFTSLFGCGEQCPFCCAPCEAGGKEHAKHFTSIHCPQGVTGWMDLKTKVLRTDICSSSVISDRQFNTNLTEGKPHPYKDFQTYYPDWIITGDSSMEASDYWKYVMATFNERIATDTNALPADIPEDWKALTSDDALKSLKNAFNMK is encoded by the exons ATGCTGAAGAATGGAAAGCAAAGTCAACTGGTGTCAACAACCCTCACCACAA AACCCTGTCTCATGGAGCTGTTGTCAAAGACTGGACTAGAAGATCATTATGAAAACAAGCTGACGTTAAGTACTGTCCTTGAGATAAATGATAATACTACATCAGATGAACCACTTACCACTATGCAGTCACTTCCAGGGGCCCTCCTTAAGAAATTAATGATGGCAAATGTGAACGCTAGGAGTGTAAAATGTCTGACCACTGACCAGGAAGTTCCCTATGATGGTGTAGACAACCTGGACACTGGCACTGATACCAGCAATGTCATTAATCCACTGGACCTGATTACAGCACTGTTTCTGTGCTCAGATGGTTTCCTGCAGCAGGAGATGGTCCAGAAAATGTCCATGTGTCAGTTTGCTGTCCCTCTCCTGCTGCCAAACTGTGACACAGAACAAAGCACGTTGATGCTGTGGGCCTTGAGGGACATAGTGAGGAAGTTTAGACTCTCTTCACAAGTAGACACAAAGTCCTTCATAGAGGAGAGAATTGTACTCTCTGATATTCCAATGGTGTCCTTTGTTAGGCTTGGAGAGAGCAGCTTGTCCAAGTCTAATATGTTGAACAAACTGCTAAGTAATCCTGACTCATTTGTCCATCGTGATATGGACTGTGGTGATGTGCCTCGGAAGATTTCAAATGGCCTAGTTGAAATCAGCTGGTACCTCCCATGTGGGAAAAGAAACATAGACAGGTTCACTAAGCCTGTGGCTTTTGCTAATCTCAGAGGAGACATCAGGTCCTTTAAGACACAGTTTTCCTTTCTGTGTCAAACATCAGCAGCAATTTACATGTTTAGTGATGAATTAGAGGCAGGTTCTGAGGTTCTGAAAGACATAAACACAGAGTTAGTTCTGGTTGTTAACTCTCAGAGAAAAACATTCACAGGAGACAAAGTAACACATGTAATAGAAAAGAAGGGGCGGAATGAAGCAGCATTTGTCAAAACCCTGCAGTCATCTGTGGGTGACATCATTGAAATATGGCAAAACCAATTGACAATTGAAAAAATGTCTGGTATTGCTCGTCAGAGTGGGATTCTGGTTGATGAAGACCGTAAAGAGTGTCAGAGTGCCAGGAAGATGGCAGATCAAATCACCAGCAACATAAAAGACACAGTACAATTCAAAGACAAGCAACTACCCTTACAAGGGCGAACCTGGAAAGAGCTTTCCCAGTTGGAGAAGGAGAGATGTAGACTGCGAAATGCAGGCAAACAAGAAATTGAACACTACAAGAGCTCTCTGAAGAAAGGGGAAATAGAACTGAGAGAGAAGCAACAAAGCTTTCATATGACAGACGAAATGACACATTTCATAATCGGCATGTCAAGTTCAGAAGTGGAGCGACCCTATTTCCTCAAATGGATGCGGATATATTTGGACAATCTGTCACGGCAGAATCTGTCTGGTTTACGAGAAAAGTATAAAATGCTTCAGGGAAAAGAATCTGCAGAGAAAAAAGACATTGCAGATTTGGATAGTCAAATATCTGACTGTTCCCTGGGAATTGAACACTTCCTTCGTGAGTTGGGCCAGCTGTATGAAGCCTCCTGCTCCCTCCCTGAAAGTAGCCTACAAAGGAAACAGATGGAGCATCTCCCTGGATTGTGTGCTCAGATGCTGTTGGATGGTTTCCCCATTGAGCTTGTGGATGGAGATGCATCAAATATTCCTCTGAAATGGATATCAGCTGTTCTGACTCAGCTTCATACTCTTGTGGACTCTAACAGCAAGATCCGGGTGGTCTCAGTTTTAGGGATCCAAAGCACTGGGAAGTCCactctcctcaacaccatgtttgGGGTCCAGTTTGCTGTCAGCAGTGGAAGATGCACCAGAGGGGCCTTCATGCTACTGATTAAAGTCAACAAAGAACTCAAGGAGGAGCTGAAATGTGACTTCATCATGGTCATCGACACAGAGGGGTTGAAATCACCAGAGTTGTCTCAACTAGATGATAGCCATGAACATGACAATGAACTGGCAACACTGGTGATTGGACTAAGTGATGTCACAATTATCAACATGTCCATGGAGAACTCCACAGAGATGAAAGACATTCTACAGATTGTTGTTCATGCTTTTATCAGGATGAAGGAAGTGGGGAAGAAGCCGATATGTCATTTTGTGCACCAGAATGTGCCAGACATGTCTGCTCATGACAACAACATGAGGGACAGGAAGAAGTTGTTGGAACAGTTGAATGAAATGACCCTGGCAGCAGCCAGAATGGAGAAGAAGGAGAATATCACCAAGTTCACTGACGTGATGGAGTATGATCCAGACACAAGCAGCTGCTACATCCCAGGACTTTGGCATGGGACTCCCCCTATTGCTCCAGTCAATGCTGGCTACAGTGAGGCTGTGTATGATTTAAAAAAGAGCTTGATGCAAGATTTCAGACAATGTCAGAGTAATGATGACATTACACATTTCCTGAAGTGGACACAAAGCTTGTGGGAGTCTGTTAAATTTGAGAAATTCATCTTCAGTTTCAGAAACAGCTTGGTTGCAGATGCATTCTCCAGTTTATGCACTGAGTACAATGGTTGGGAATGGGCCTTCCAGAAGGAGATGTATTCCTGGATTGTAAATTCTGAAACCAAAATTTATAATTTTGGCATAACAGATCCAAATCCCCAAATGAGCATAAGAAATATGCTTAATGACCTGATGAGGGAAGCATCTGAGAGGCTGTCATTGGGAGAAAAGGACATCCAAGACAATATAGTAAAATACTTTGAAAAGCAAGATGGCCATGTCAATCTTGTGGAAAAATACAGGGAGGACTTTGTGTGTAATGCTAAAACACTGAGACGAGAGACAGAAAACACAGTGAAGAACAAACTGCAAGAAGCTGTTGAAATCAAAGAGGGAATGACCAAACTGGATGGCATCAAGAGTTCACAGGCAATTACACTAGACAAGAAGGTGCTGGCTTTGCTGCAGAACTGTAAACAGAAAAAATCTGATTCATCAGAACAGGAACTCAGAAAAGAGTTTGAAAGTATGTGGGAGGAAACTCTGTCTGAGATCAACTTTAGCGGACTGCCAGAGAGAGATGTGGCTCAGGATGCCTTCCTCATGTTACGTGATAATTTATCAACGAGGGGCAGTCGTGTAAATAAAATGTTGGTTGGAAGCAGTTTGGTGGATTGTGGGAAGACAGTCTTTGTTGTGGAATCAGGGGGTTTGTGGGAGAAGGCTAAAGGCCTTTTGGTGTACTGGGATCACGACCATCACAGGAAAAAACAGCAAGACTTCTGTGAAGACGTCATAACCCAGTGTCAGGAGTTTATAACCCAGAAGGTGGAAAGCAAAACAGGCTATCATAATACTTTAATCAAAGAACTGCTGAAAATGATTGAAACATTGCAACAACGAAATAATTGTAAAGTCAGTGAGGAATGTGAGGTTCGTCTAAAGctacacatctgtggcattgcaaCCAGAGAGTTTCAGAAGATGATTAATCATTTCATTGCATTCAATGACCCTCAAATGTGTCTGGAGCGGTATAAGAGCAAGTATCTTACAGAGTTCATGGACTTATTTCATAACCGAGATCAGAGCCTAAAGAAAGCTGAGGAGTTCTTAAAGCTCTTAGAGCCAGCTGTAAAATACTACGTGACCAAAATGATTGGTTCTGATGTGGTTGATGAAGTAAAGACAGGTAAAGGGTCAGAGGATTATAGCACACGGATGCGTTTCCAGTTCTCCATTTTACAACAGCTCCTGATGGATGGAGAATATGAGAAATACAGAGAATACATTAACCATTATGAAAGGTTTGTGAAGGACTGGCTGTTTGACCGAATTGCCCAACAACTCTCAAAGGACAGCAGACTGGAGAAATTGGAGAAGAAACATCTTTCAGAGATAGTCGAGATAATCACTGAAGCAATTTCAAAGATTAGAAACACAACTAGCACTGTAAAAGATATCAAGACATTCATTCAGAACATCTGCTGTGCCCTTGAAGAACAGCTTGTTTTTCCAAAGGATGCTCTGGATTCCATCATGACTCTGAACTACTCTGCTAACACAGCACAGTTTGCTGACGACCTCACAGCGTTTGTGGGAAAAATGGAACAGTCACTGGCAACTGAGTACGTTAAGGGAGGAGACATCAAAGAGAGACTCAGATCTCTGCCATTCAAGCCTCTGGACAAGATGTTCACCAGTCTGTTTGGATGTGGAGAGCAATGTCCCTTCTGCTGTGCACCCTGTGAAGCAGGAGGTAAGGAGCATGCCAAACACTTTACCTCCATTCACTGTCCACAAGGAGTCACGGGTTGGATGGATTTAAAGACAAAGGTGTTAAGAACTGACATATGTTCATCCTCTGTGATTAGTGACAGACAATTCAACACAAACCTGACTGAAGGCAAACCTCACCCCTACAAGGACTTCCAGACATATTACCCTGACTGGATCATAACTGGAGATTCCAGTATGGAGGCTTCAGACTACTGGAAGTACGTGATGGCTACATTCAATGAGAGAATTGCTACAGACACAAATGCACTCCCTGCTGATATCCCAGAGGACTGGAAGGCATTAACAAGTGATGACGCATTGAAGAGCTTGAAAAACGCATTCAACATGAAATAA